In Triticum aestivum cultivar Chinese Spring chromosome 5B, IWGSC CS RefSeq v2.1, whole genome shotgun sequence, the following proteins share a genomic window:
- the LOC123116948 gene encoding two-component response regulator ORR41-like: MDRRRITVLLVEDEEIHRVVARAVLRAAGVEADEAENGAEAVRRVRGRVGGGGAGAYDLILTDKQMPVMDGREATRQIRAMGVTTPIVAVSSDNLPSDVQAFIAAGADDFTPKPLTKEKLGHILSKFGLA, translated from the exons atGGATCGGAGGAGGATCACGGTGCTCCTGGTGGAGGACGAGGAGATCCACAGG GTTGTGGCGAGAGCGGTGCTGAGGGCGGCCGGCGTGGAGGCCGACGAGGCGGAGAACGGGGCGGAGGCGGTGCGGCGCGTGCGGGGGCGCgtcggaggcggcggcgccggcgcgtATGACCTCATCCTCACGGACAAGCAGATGCCGGTCATGGATGGCCGCGAG GCGACGAGGCAGATCCGGGCGATGGGGGTGACCACGCCGATCGTCGCCGTGTCCAGCGACAACCTCCCGTCAGACGTCCAGGCCTTCATCGCCGCCGGCGCCGACGACTTCACGCCCAAG CCGCTGACCAAGGAGAAGCTGGGCCACATTCTCTCCAAGTTCGGGCTTGCGTAG
- the LOC123116950 gene encoding BTB/POZ and MATH domain-containing protein 1-like, with the protein MPTSAHVAGDGLPSVSASSIVASAVCGYHLVKIVSYSRTKEVPNGKSIESSPFQLGGRTWHVRYYPNGNKTEDIDYISVFLEFDDTVVAEDEAVEAQAKFSLLDQHGNPVPSYTQRTIRNNYAVNKTWGYGKFIKREELEKSEHLKDDSFTIKVDVAVPGLFHGQVTPSVVVPPSDLHRHLGDLLSSKAGADVEFLVSGETFSAHRYVLAARSPVFKAEFFGSMKESATKNAIRINDMEAQVFSALLTFMYTDALPDMKHEEEYDMAQHLLVAADRYDLARLKLVCEDKLSNHIDRSSVAAMATLAERHHCHGLKKACLAFLSSSANLNALIESEGLDFLTKHCPGLLKDLLLSKVVAC; encoded by the coding sequence ATGCCGACCTCCGCGCACGTCGCCGGTGACGGCCTCCCCTCCGTGTCCGCCTCCTCCATTGTCGCTAGCGCCGTGTGCGGCTACCACTTGGTCAAGATCGTCAGCTACTCGCGCACCAAGGAGGTCCCCAATGGCAAGTCGATCGAGTCTAGCCCGTTCCAGCTGGGAGGCCGCACATGGCATGTTCGTTACTATCCCAACGGGAACAAGACGGAAGATATCGATTACATATCCGTGTTTCTCGAATTCGATGATACCGTCGTCGCGGAGGACGAGGCTGTTGAGGCACAAGCCAAGTTCAGCCTACTCGACCAACATGGGAATCCTGTGCCGTCCTATACCCAGCGTACCATCAGGAACAACTACGCTGTGAACAAAACCTGGGGATATGGTAAGTTCATCAAAAGAGAGGAATTGGAGAAATCAGAGCATCTCAAGGACGACTCCTTCACTATCAAGGTCGACGTCGCTGTCCCTGGCTTGTTCCACGGGCAGGTGACTCCATCCGTCGTGGTACCGCCGTCTGACTTGCACCGGCACTTAGGGGATCTCCTGTCAAGCAAGGCGGGCGCTGATGTCGAGTTCCTAGTTAGCGGTGAGACGTTCTCGGCGCACCGGTACGTGCTCGCGGCGCGCTCTCCTGTTTTCAAAGCAGAGTTCTTTGGTTCCATGAAGGAGAGCGCCACCAAAAATGCCATACGTATAAATGACATGGAGGCACAAGTGTTCAGTGCTCTGCTTACTTTCATGTACACGGACGCGTTGCCGGATATGAAGCACGAAGAAGAATATGACATGGCTCAGCATTTGCTTGTTGCAGCGGACAGGTATGATTTGGCGAGGCTGAAGCTGGTTTGTGAAGATAAACTGAGCAATCATATCGATAGGAGCTCCGTGGCGGCCATGGCGACATTGGCGGAGCGACACCACTGCCATGGGCTTAAGAAAGCATGTTTGGCATTCCTCAGCTCGTCAGCGAATCTGAATGCGCTCATTGAGTCTGAAGGCCTTGACTTTTTAACCAAGCACTGCCCCGGTCTTCTGAAGGATCTCCTCTTGTCCAAGGTTGTAGCTTGTTGA